A window of the Bos indicus x Bos taurus breed Angus x Brahman F1 hybrid chromosome X, Bos_hybrid_MaternalHap_v2.0, whole genome shotgun sequence genome harbors these coding sequences:
- the LOC113887962 gene encoding melanoma-associated antigen B17-like, which translates to MTSLNEGLEDYLAQNRGDFEDPALMKKYHARVKCHQVQGDTQCPQEAQTSAAAAPKEEFPSSPSSVPQGSPLSSPATGDHQELQEAMAPSSPDARPSCAGSDEGAQGPEEESAGASQAAPATQSPCIDPLTRKASMLVEFLLEKYTKKEPISQHALLKVVGSKYRQHIPEILRRASKHMELVFGLELTEVDHSRNIYALINKLNLGGDEGLSDGRHWIFGEPRRLITKDLVQKKYLNYRQVPNGDPPHYEFLWGS; encoded by the exons ATGACGTCCCTGAACGAAGGGCTAGAGGACTACTTAGCCCAGAACAGAGGAGACTTTGAAGACCCAGCCCTGAT GAAGAAGTACCATGCCCGTGTGAAATGCCACCAGGTCCAGGGGGACACTCAGTGTCCCCAAGAAGCCCAGACCAGTGCTGCTGCAGCCCCCAAAGAGgagttcccctcctccccctcgtCTGTCCCTCAGGGTTCTCCCCTGAGCTCCCCTGCTACTGGAGATCACCAGGAGCTTCAGGAAGCCATGGCCCCTAGCTCTCCTGATGCAAGACCTTCCTGTGCAGGATCTGAtgaaggtgcccagggcccaGAGGAAGAAAGTGCAGGTGCGTCCCAGGCAGCCCCTGCCACTCAGAGTCCTTGCATAGATCCTCTGACCAGGAAGGCCAGCATGCTGGTGGAGTTCCTCCTGGAGAAGTACACCAAGAAGGAGCCCATCTCGCAGCACGCCCTGCTGAAGGTTGTTGGCAGCAAGTATAGGCAGCACATCCCTGAGATCCTCAGGAGAGCCTCTAAGCACATGGAGCTGGTATTTGGCCTGGAGCTGACGGAAGTCGACCATAGCAGGAACATCTACGCCCTCATCAACAAGCTCAACCTCGGGGGTGATGAAGGTCTGAGTGATGG GAGGCACTGGATCTTTGGGGAACCCAGAAGGCTCATCACCAAAGATCTGGTGCAGAAGAAGTACCTGAACTACCGACAGGTGCCCAATGGCGATCCTCCACACTATGAGTTCCTGTGGGGATCGTAG